The genomic region ACGCACCAAAAAAATTGGAAATGCCTTCATCTTTGAACCGGCAATTTCACGTAAGGCGGCGCACCGACGATTGTTTGATGATGTTTTGGAAATGCTGGGCGGTTCGGTCCAACCACTGATGGCGCATCTGGTCGAAACCGGCAAGCTCACGCTCGAAGACGTCCGCAAACTTGAATCAACCCTGACCAAACTTGAATCCAATCCCAGTTCAGAATCCTCACACACCCCAAAGGAGTAACCAGATATGACCTTTCTGGAGTGGCTGAATACCGTTTCGCAAACTGCCTGGCCAGCAGTCGTCAATCACCTCTGGCAAACGCTTCTCTTTATTGGGCTGGCCTGGGGCGTGGTGAAAGTACTGAAAAATGGCCCAGCCCGGTTGCGATTTTTCGTCTGGTCGCTGGCAGCGGTCAAACTGGCAGTGCCGGCAATATTGGGAGCCCTGCTGCTGCAACAGGTTGGGATTCAGTCGCCAGAACTGCTCACGCCGGTGGCCCAAATCGTCAAAACCTCAACGGTTACGGTGAGTTCAACCCCTGAAGTCATCATTGACGAATTGATTGTCATTCAAGGACATCGTTCGGCTTTTCAGTGGCTGAATTTCCCACTCGTTTGCACCTGTGTCTGGTTTGGCGGCATGGTCTTTCTACTCGGTCGGTGGTTGATGAAGCGCGCTTCATTTCTGAAGGTGTTGCGGCAGGCAGCGGTCTGCACTGGCGAACGGGAACTCAAATCCCTCGAAGCCGCCAAAGCCCGGCTTGGTTTTGAAAAGGACGTGCGACTGGTGCTCTCCCGCCATATTCCCGAACCTGGCGTCTGGGGCGTACTGAATCCAGTTGTGATTTTGCCGGATACGCTCTCACAACATCTTTCCGATCAAGAACTTGAACACGTGCTCATGCACGAACTGACCCATATCACCCGCTATGACAATCTGATCGCGAATGTGAACATGGTGCTGTGCTGTGTGTTCTGGTTCTTCCCCGTGGGCTGGTGGATTTCAAAAGCCATGCTCCACGAACGCGAACAGGCGTGCGACGAACGTGTCCTCGAAGTCAGTACCAGCACCAACTCGTATGCGGCTGGCATTCTGAAAGTTTTTCAATTTGGCCTTCAATGGCGTGAACTGGCCGGGGTGTCATATGCCACCGGCTCTGACCTGCACAGGAGAATCGAAAATATTATGGAAAATCCGATCCGTCCGTTGAGTTCCGTTTGGTCACGTGTCGCGCTGGGCACGCTGGTCGCTGGTTTTGGGTTGATCCTGGTTGGGACTGAAACCTGGGGCAACTCACTCGTCATTCAAACTCAAAAAGCACCCAAAGCTGGGGGGCGAATGACCCCTCCACCGGCCCCACCCGTGCCACCCGTGCCACCGGCACCACCAGCCTCAACCGATGCACCTCCGGCACCGCCTGAAACCCCAGAAGCTCCCGAAGCTCCTGAACCACCGCCGATGCCGGATGACGAAACGCTGCCAGCCCTGGCACCAACTCCAGAAGCTCCCTCAACCCCGGCCCCAGCTCCAGTAACGGCGCCACGTCCAGGAACGCCGCCTGCTGCCCAGGCCCCGACCCCGCCGCCAGCTCCAGCAGCTCCGCCTGCCCCGGCTCCGAAAGCAATCAAAACTGTCCAGCCAGTGTATCCGCCACTGGCCAAAGCCGCCTGGGTACAGGGGAATGTCACGGTCGAAACCACTGTTTCAGAAACGGGTGATGTCATAAATGCCAGAGTGATCAGTGGTCATGCACTTCTGCAACAGGCAACACTTACCGCCGCTCGTCAATGGAAATTCGAACCGGCGGTCTATAATGGCAACCCGGTCAAAAGCACTGGGATACTCACTTTTCGATTTACATTGCCGGCAAAAGAAGATGATCAGGAAGAGGGGGGTGCCGTAGTTCGCCGCTCCGAAGGTGTCATCCGTGGAAATGCCATCAACCGCGCGGTGCCGGAATTCCCAGAACAAGCCAAAATTGATGGGATTGAAGGCGATGTCACGCTGAGCATTAAAATCAACGAAGACGGTCAGG from Acidobacteriota bacterium harbors:
- a CDS encoding BlaI/MecI/CopY family transcriptional regulator, encoding MDVMWDLERASVRELQEALPEHKRPAYTTVQTIVNRLEEKGAVIRTKKIGNAFIFEPAISRKAAHRRLFDDVLEMLGGSVQPLMAHLVETGKLTLEDVRKLESTLTKLESNPSSESSHTPKE
- a CDS encoding M56 family metallopeptidase is translated as MTFLEWLNTVSQTAWPAVVNHLWQTLLFIGLAWGVVKVLKNGPARLRFFVWSLAAVKLAVPAILGALLLQQVGIQSPELLTPVAQIVKTSTVTVSSTPEVIIDELIVIQGHRSAFQWLNFPLVCTCVWFGGMVFLLGRWLMKRASFLKVLRQAAVCTGERELKSLEAAKARLGFEKDVRLVLSRHIPEPGVWGVLNPVVILPDTLSQHLSDQELEHVLMHELTHITRYDNLIANVNMVLCCVFWFFPVGWWISKAMLHEREQACDERVLEVSTSTNSYAAGILKVFQFGLQWRELAGVSYATGSDLHRRIENIMENPIRPLSSVWSRVALGTLVAGFGLILVGTETWGNSLVIQTQKAPKAGGRMTPPPAPPVPPVPPAPPASTDAPPAPPETPEAPEAPEPPPMPDDETLPALAPTPEAPSTPAPAPVTAPRPGTPPAAQAPTPPPAPAAPPAPAPKAIKTVQPVYPPLAKAAWVQGNVTVETTVSETGDVINARVISGHALLQQATLTAARQWKFEPAVYNGNPVKSTGILTFRFTLPAKEDDQEEGGAVVRRSEGVIRGNAINRAVPEFPEQAKIDGIEGDVTLSIKINEDGQVYSVEVLSGPKVFWDACLKAASQWKFNPIVVEGQPVKVMGQLTFRFKL